One stretch of Streptomyces sp. MMBL 11-1 DNA includes these proteins:
- a CDS encoding FAD binding domain-containing protein: MKEFGYQRAHDVAGAVALLAADPQARFLGGGTNLVDLMKAGVERPALLVDVRELPLDRVEPTADGGLRIGATVTNSDLAAHPEIRRRYPALAQAVLAGASGQLRNMATVGGNLLQRTRCGYFTDVSKPCNKRAPGSGCPAVAGEHHNHAVLGASGHCVAVHPSDMGVALTAFDAVVSYESADGPGETPITDFYLPVGDTPHRETILPPGALITHVSLPAAPVAAHSRYRKVRERASYAFAIGSVAAALTIEDGRIREARLALGAVASRPWRARAAEAVLAGAPADGAAFAAAADAELAAARPLPDNGYKVTLMRNLVVSVLTELAGRDTR; the protein is encoded by the coding sequence ATGAAGGAGTTCGGCTATCAGCGCGCCCACGACGTCGCCGGGGCGGTCGCCCTCCTCGCCGCCGACCCGCAGGCGCGGTTCCTCGGCGGCGGCACCAACCTCGTCGACCTGATGAAGGCCGGCGTGGAGCGCCCCGCCCTGCTCGTCGACGTCCGCGAACTCCCCCTGGACCGCGTCGAACCCACCGCGGACGGCGGTCTGCGCATCGGGGCGACCGTCACCAACAGCGATCTCGCCGCCCATCCCGAAATCCGCCGCCGCTACCCGGCGCTGGCCCAGGCCGTGCTGGCCGGAGCTTCCGGGCAACTGCGCAACATGGCCACCGTCGGCGGCAACCTCCTCCAGCGCACCCGCTGCGGCTACTTCACCGACGTCTCCAAGCCCTGCAACAAGAGGGCCCCGGGCAGTGGCTGCCCCGCCGTCGCCGGCGAGCACCACAACCACGCCGTCCTCGGCGCCTCCGGCCACTGCGTGGCCGTCCACCCCTCCGACATGGGCGTGGCGCTGACGGCGTTCGACGCCGTGGTCTCCTACGAGAGCGCCGACGGGCCCGGCGAGACGCCGATCACCGACTTCTACCTTCCCGTCGGCGACACCCCGCACCGGGAGACCATCCTGCCGCCCGGCGCCCTGATCACCCACGTCAGCCTGCCCGCCGCGCCGGTCGCCGCCCACTCCCGCTACCGCAAGGTGCGCGAACGCGCCTCGTACGCCTTCGCCATCGGCTCCGTCGCCGCCGCGCTCACCATCGAGGACGGCCGCATACGCGAGGCGCGCCTCGCCCTCGGAGCCGTCGCCTCCCGCCCCTGGCGCGCCCGCGCGGCCGAAGCCGTCCTGGCCGGCGCTCCGGCCGACGGCGCGGCCTTCGCCGCCGCCGCGGACGCCGAACTGGCCGCCGCCCGGCCGCTGCCCGACAACGGATACAAGGTGACCCTCATGCGCAACCTCGTGGTCTCCGTACTCACCGAACTCGCCGGAAGGGACACCCGATGA
- a CDS encoding TetR/AcrR family transcriptional regulator — MSQPKKDAPLRLDAQRNRERILRVAMVELTLCADAPLSAIAKKAGVGQGTFYRNFPHREALVLEVYRYEMQQVADAAGELLRTLPPERALREWMDRLARFALTKAGLADAIRLVTSAPGGPAKPGPTPVMEAAGTLLRACEEAGAVRPGVTPDDFFLAIAGLWQIGPHEDWEPRAGRLLDFVMDGLRVGAPGR; from the coding sequence GTGTCGCAGCCGAAGAAGGACGCCCCCCTGCGTCTCGACGCGCAGCGCAACCGAGAGCGCATCCTGCGGGTGGCCATGGTCGAGCTGACGCTGTGCGCGGACGCCCCCCTGAGCGCGATCGCCAAGAAGGCGGGCGTGGGGCAGGGCACGTTCTACCGGAACTTCCCGCACCGGGAGGCGCTCGTCCTGGAGGTCTACCGCTACGAGATGCAGCAGGTCGCCGACGCCGCGGGCGAGTTGCTGCGGACGCTCCCGCCCGAACGGGCCTTGCGCGAGTGGATGGACCGCCTCGCCCGCTTCGCCCTGACCAAGGCGGGTCTGGCGGACGCGATCCGGCTGGTCACCAGCGCGCCGGGCGGGCCCGCCAAGCCCGGCCCCACCCCGGTCATGGAGGCGGCCGGAACCCTGCTCCGCGCCTGCGAGGAGGCCGGTGCCGTCCGCCCCGGGGTGACCCCGGACGACTTCTTCCTCGCCATCGCCGGTCTCTGGCAGATCGGTCCGCACGAGGACTGGGAGCCGAGGGCCGGCCGGCTCCTGGACTTCGTCATGGACGGACTGCGCGTCGGGGCCCCCGGCCGGTGA
- a CDS encoding (2Fe-2S)-binding protein, with the protein MAPATSSTSSAITLNVNGEQHHLPIDHRTTLLDALRERLDLTGTKKGCDQGQCGACTVLVDRRRVVSCLSLAVAAEGREITTIEGVAEGDELHPVQQAFLDLDGYQCGYCTPGQICSAIAVIEEHAAGRPSAVTDDPGPEAGLPPLTPDEIRERMSGNLCRCGAYVSIVQAVARAAEAHAEERTAATKEATA; encoded by the coding sequence ATGGCCCCAGCGACCTCGTCGACGTCCAGTGCGATCACCCTGAACGTCAACGGCGAGCAGCACCACCTGCCCATCGACCACCGCACCACCCTGCTCGACGCCCTGCGCGAGCGCCTCGACCTCACCGGCACCAAGAAGGGCTGTGACCAAGGACAGTGCGGCGCCTGCACCGTCCTGGTCGACCGGCGGCGCGTCGTCTCCTGCCTCAGCCTCGCGGTCGCGGCCGAGGGGCGGGAGATCACCACCATCGAAGGCGTGGCCGAGGGCGACGAACTGCACCCCGTCCAGCAGGCCTTCCTCGATCTCGACGGCTACCAGTGCGGCTACTGCACACCCGGGCAGATCTGCTCGGCCATCGCCGTCATCGAGGAACACGCGGCCGGCCGGCCGAGCGCCGTCACCGACGATCCCGGGCCCGAGGCGGGGCTGCCACCGCTGACGCCCGACGAGATCCGCGAGCGCATGAGCGGCAACCTGTGCCGCTGCGGCGCCTACGTCTCGATCGTCCAGGCCGTCGCCCGCGCCGCCGAGGCGCACGCCGAGGAGCGGACGGCAGCCACGAAGGAGGCCACCGCATGA